The Anopheles maculipalpis chromosome 3RL, idAnoMacuDA_375_x, whole genome shotgun sequence genomic sequence CTTAGTGAGTCGGAAGAGCTTATTCACGGCAGCAGTGTAGTCGTCAATCCGGAGACACCGGGGCGCCCTGCCTGAGTGTTACGGGAATCGTGTTTGTGCAGTTTACACTACATGTCAGCGAGGATTAAATTTCCGAAAGAAATTTCCACATTTCTGCCTTTCTCACCATTTCTCGCTTTTGTACGGTTTTCACAGATGAAGTGCTTTTGTCGCGCCGTGGCAGGATGGGCCATCTGCTGAGTCCGCGTCATACGCTCGCGCCAAACACGACCTGCACGTACTACTTTCACGGGATGCCGACGGATTTGATTTGGATTTCGTTCACTCACTATCATCTGCAGATACTGCAGCCGAGCAGTAGCGGAAGCGATAACTCCACCATCGGAAGGGTACGTTTCGAAGTTTGCTGCGGAGGGATGCGGACGACAGAGCGCACTAAGTGGCCACTTAATgtcaatgttttgtttatcgcCATTCTCTGCCTCTCTGTAGAACGAATCTCCCTTGCCGTGGATTACGCGAACACGCATTTGGGACAGTGCGGGTACATTCGTCCCAGTGCGTACGACTTCACCGGCAACTATTCTATCGTCCCCGGGAGGTCCTTCAACCACTGCGTACGGTTCGACGCTTGGAGTGGGAGGTGTTGGCGGTTCTTCATCGCTGCCGGGGCTTACCACTACGACGGCACTTTACCAGCAGCTCATGAATCGTACCGTGAACAGTTACTACACCGGCGTCAATCAGAATGGCAAAAGTCTCAAGATCAACGTGGATAACGTGTGGAATCCGGTGGATCAGTATATCTACGGACCAACGGTGAACAGTATCTTCAACCAGCCACCACCAACGGCTCCAAGCGAGGGCTCGGGCCGTGGACGAGGCTCTGGGTATGGATCGTCCGGACAGGATAAATACTCCAAGCACAAGAGCAAATCCGAAATGGGATCGGGCAATTATGTACAGTCGGTGCGTCATGGTAAGGACTCGTCGGGAAGCTCCGGTTACGATCTCGCTAAAGATCATGGCCGGAAGGACCGACAACCGTCGTCCAAATCTGCGTACGGTTCCCGTCGCCTGATGGCGGAATTCTTCGACAATGAGGCACCAAAGCTGTGCGACCACATGACACTCGAAAGCAAGGGCCATCGGATGAGACCGtgtacaccgttggaaagctACGTTAGCACTGGACGAGATTTGGTGAGTAGTTTAATTCTGGCCAGGAAGGTCTCCTAGTGGTTTATTGATGAGAATCGATTGTGAAACATCATTTCAGAAAATTGAATTCCACACCATGACCGGTACGTCACTGTTTCCGTCGAGCTTTGGCATCAACTACGAGTTTGTGGACACAGAGCTGGGCGGTGAACCATACCTAGGCGAACAGAAGAAACCAAGAGATCCACAGGAAGATCTCACCCAAGCCGCAGATCCTTCTCTTCCGATACTCTGTTCGCGTGTGTTCCGAAAGCGCAAAGGAGACTTCCAGGCACCGCGGAACGTTTTCCTGCATGGTCGTGGTGGTGCAAAGAACATTTCCTGTCTCTACCGATTTGAAGCTTCCGTTGGGGAACGGGTAAGTTTGCTTGCAGGAAGTTGGGTGTTTCTTTGGGATATTTTCTTACGCTTATTCCCCCGTTGGTGGTTTGAAGGTTCGCGTTGAGTTGTTTAATGTGTCGTTCGGCGAGTTTGCGACCTGCGTCACGGAGAGTGATGGACACACGGGACGAGCTCGTTGCAGTCCGTCCGAAAACGATCCCGAAAGTCGGATCGGTGAGCTTCGCATCTACGACGTACCGTACCCGGATGCACGCATCCCGATGGGTTGCTTCTGTGACAATACGAGCAGCACCTACAACGCACCACTCACGTTTATCTCGAACTCACGCACACTGGAATTGACGTTCATCGTAACTAGGTTAAACATTTCCGAAGATTTTGCGGACGTTTACTTCCACGCGGCGTACGACTTTATACGGGTGCCCGAGTGCCGCCGGAGGTTGCGGTTACGCGGTTCGGGCGGTGAGGATGAGATGAGCTTTCCGCTCCGTTCGCACGAAGCGAGCTGTGACGGTTTGCCGTGGTACATCGAGGCACAGCAGCAGGATCGCAGCCTGTTTGTGCGCACGTGGGGCAGCTTTCTGCCAGTGGAACCGACGGCAGACGACTTTTCCAAGTGCAATACGCGCAACCGGCTGATCGTGTACAGCGGTGTGCCGTTGAAGGTGATGCGTGTGATTTGTCCTTCACCACCGTCCAGTCGATCGGCTGCGCTGCACATCTTCAGCGAGGATTGGTTGAGCAATCAGCCGTTTCTGACGTTTGACAGGTAAGAGCTTTGGGGTGGTTAAACGTGAAAGACAATTATTTTTGACTATGGTATTCGTCTTATCGCCATCCAATAGGCCGGTAAGCATGGTACTGGAACCGATACACAAGGAACCGGGCAGTATAGGGTTCTCCTGGCTCGAAATTCAACGGACAAAAGCGTCACTCATCCAGCAGCTCGATCTTCAGTCAAACTTCACC encodes the following:
- the LOC126561443 gene encoding uncharacterized protein LOC126561443, translating into MIMKAIHYSLLAALALKLLGVCYGCKISEYPCKGGASCVPLDKYCDGRDDCGDGSDEPKMCTVCNRTYYGDIGRTYTLTVPPPQWNRLPFLCHLTFTASGHEQGDIVQIIFDKFTVGRFDEGLIDPDMDSSDASLTSGGDLPGCPEGFMQLSELGRPFTGGSWCGKASGHQLYFSETSTVTASVKVFHAPMQAGTPFEFRIRYKFISQSEAIVRYGAPSELLELGRVTPGTYCTRQYDECYRKKCRLQSPNYPGMYPRNVTCYWTIRQKVVPTCKHAMVAISQENEHKALVKRSIASLNKTSRAVRAWSDCTGERDHLIFYDGSSTNDPVLAKYCGGDWLPRVVSRGPEMLIAFHSSPFSAPLQSGQSNRGFELDVDILFADSDSYDFAQGSKCEFHINASNPDEVLLSRRGRMGHLLSPRHTLAPNTTCTYYFHGMPTDLIWISFTHYHLQILQPSSSGSDNSTIGRNESPLPWITRTRIWDSAGTFVPVRTTSPATILSSPGGPSTTAYGSTLGVGGVGGSSSLPGLTTTTALYQQLMNRTVNSYYTGVNQNGKSLKINVDNVWNPVDQYIYGPTVNSIFNQPPPTAPSEGSGRGRGSGYGSSGQDKYSKHKSKSEMGSGNYVQSVRHGKDSSGSSGYDLAKDHGRKDRQPSSKSAYGSRRLMAEFFDNEAPKLCDHMTLESKGHRMRPCTPLESYVSTGRDLKIEFHTMTGTSLFPSSFGINYEFVDTELGGEPYLGEQKKPRDPQEDLTQAADPSLPILCSRVFRKRKGDFQAPRNVFLHGRGGAKNISCLYRFEASVGERVRVELFNVSFGEFATCVTESDGHTGRARCSPSENDPESRIGELRIYDVPYPDARIPMGCFCDNTSSTYNAPLTFISNSRTLELTFIVTRLNISEDFADVYFHAAYDFIRVPECRRRLRLRGSGGEDEMSFPLRSHEASCDGLPWYIEAQQQDRSLFVRTWGSFLPVEPTADDFSKCNTRNRLIVYSGVPLKVMRVICPSPPSSRSAALHIFSEDWLSNQPFLTFDRPVSMVLEPIHKEPGSIGFSWLEIQRTKASLIQQLDLQSNFTTNDTLVEFGLYPRETECEYRCPELDACIGSALWCDGRPNCPSGYDESEQECGSRLIELPGGIYAAFGCVAAAISACLIFCLLVMVKKRRKANEKLKPTVGTGAASLNGTLSKKDYKKEPLFFDPDS